In Brachionichthys hirsutus isolate HB-005 chromosome 5, CSIRO-AGI_Bhir_v1, whole genome shotgun sequence, a single genomic region encodes these proteins:
- the LOC137893585 gene encoding LOW QUALITY PROTEIN: THAP domain-containing protein 6-like (The sequence of the model RefSeq protein was modified relative to this genomic sequence to represent the inferred CDS: inserted 2 bases in 1 codon), producing the protein MVPGLSGGLWCKNSGRHFGPVCKRNRKQPEHCATRRTIESRARGITFHRFPKDKGARKKWEVALRRERFTATESSVICSKHFKKEDFDRTGCRFTSKDEIRNPVKGRTTSRSAAESLSVAPQGDSEASHSQPQPSDDHSYALHASPTALKARLDEALAXEKKNARENGAKTTVTSLLGVLREKNLIIEALRERLEFHAGTGRSARSACFHQPGSSSMLPASR; encoded by the exons ATGGTTCCGGGCCTGT CTGGCGGGCTGTGGTGCAAGAACTCCGGTCGCCATTTCGGTCCGGTCTGTAAACGGAACCGGAAGCAGCCAGAGCACTGTGCAACTCGGCGGACTATTGAGAGCAGGGCTCGGGGAATTACCTTTCACAG GTTTCCCAAAGACAAAGGTGCGAGGAAGAAGTGGGAAGTGGCTTTGAGGAGGGAACGATTCACTGCCACCGAGTCGAGTGTGATTTGCAGCAAGCATTTTAAGAAAGAGGATTTCGACAGGACAGGTTGCCGGTTCACCTCCAAAGA tgaaatccgcaat CCGGTAAAGGGCAGGACGACCTCCAGAAGCGCTGCAGAGAGCCTGTCTGTGGCCCCTCAGGGTGACTCGGAAGCTTCACACTCACAACCTCAGCCGAGTGAT GATCATAGCTATGCCTTGCATGCTTCTCCTACCGCTCTGAAGGCCAGACTCGATGAAGCGCTAGC AGAGAAGAAAAACGCCAGAGAAAACGGGGCGAAGACCACCGTGACGAGTCTTTTGGGGGTTCTGAGGGAAAAGAATCTCATTATTGAAGCGCTCAGAGAGAGGCTTGAGTTCCACGCGG GCACCGGCAGATCAGCAAGATCAGCATGCTTTCATCAGCCAGGATCATCCTCCATGCTTCCAGCCTCAAGATGA